One stretch of Apium graveolens cultivar Ventura unplaced genomic scaffold, ASM990537v1 ctg7109, whole genome shotgun sequence DNA includes these proteins:
- the LOC141703810 gene encoding adenylate isopentenyltransferase-like, which translates to MPYTTMLQHSPPLPSRRHPKVLVILGATGAGKSKLSVDVASTFFPNSEIINSDKIQLYRGLHITTNKMTLSQQLGVTHHLLGQFDPVKSMSPSEFRSLGSTIISGILARWRLPIIVGGSNSLIYALLVKRFDPDSDVFNGSKPDPVSSELRYNCCFIWVNVFLPVLNEYLNQRVDSMLDSGMVDELDEFYHSPEFNSVSETGLKKAIGVPEFKKYLTNDCTKYEEDLYEEAVRNVKENTCQLAKRQMGKIQRLREGKWDLRRVDATTAFKAAMGLDSEKAAKIWGRQVVETSVKIVNRFLKDE; encoded by the coding sequence ATGCCCTACACAACAATGTTACAACATTCTCCACCACTACCTTCTCGGCGCCACCCCAAAGTCCTCGTCATTCTCGGCGCTACCGGTGCCGGGAAGTCAAAGCTCTCTGTCGATGTAGCGTCGACATTTTTTCCAAACTCCGAGATTATTAATTCCGATAAAATTCAACTCTATCGCGGCCTCCATATCACCACTAATAAAATGACATTGTCTCAGCAACTCGGTGTAACTCACCATCTACTCGGCCAATTTGACCCGGTCAAATCCATGTCCCCATCCGAGTTTAGGTCACTCGGGTCGACTATTATCTCCGGAATTCTCGCCCGGTGGCGGTTGCCTATTATTGTAGGTGGGTCTAACTCGCTCATTTACGCTCTTCTCGTAAAACGGTTCGACCCGGATTCGGATGTGTTTAACGGGTCAAAACCCGACCCGGTATCGTCGGAGCTCCGGTACAACTGTTGTTTCATATGGGTCAATGTTTTCTTACCCGTTCTAAACGAGTACCTCAATCAACGAGTTGACTCAATGCTTGACTCGGGAATGGTTGACGAGCTAGACGAGTTTTACCACTCCCCCGAGTTCAACTCAGTGAGTGAGACCGGGTTAAAAAAAGCAATAGGAGTACCCGAATTCAAAAAATACCTGACTAATGATTGCACAAAATACGAGGAAGATCTGTACGAGGAGGCAGTTAGGAATGTTAAAGAGAACACGTGTCAGCTAGCGAAGAGACAGATGGGAAAGATCCAACGGTTGAGAGAAGGGAAGTGGGACCTACGTAGAGTAGACGCAACGACGGCGTTTAAGGCGGCTATGGGATTAGATAGCGAAAAAGCAGCGAAAATATGGGGGAGGCAAGTGGTGGAAACAAGCGTGAAGATTGTGAATCGGTTTTTGAAAGATGAATAG